The Agaribacterium sp. ZY112 genome includes the window TTGGTGAAACCGGCAACCCCGTACATATCGGCTTCAATCATATTTTTAAAAGTATGTTGCCTCAGATTAAAGAATTCTTTCAATCAAATAGTAATTCTAAACCTCGCACTGTTCACTGCATAGGACACAGCCTTGGCGGTGCCATAGCAACTTTAGCTGCCGATTGGGTTGCCCATTTCCACAAGAGCATAGAGACCAAAGTTTATACCTTTGGCGCCCCTAGACCCGCCACCCACTTATTCGCTAGAAAACACACAAACACCTTATCTAAAAACAATATATATCGTGTCTATCACGAAAGCGATCCGGTACCGATGATACCGGTATTTCCTTTTTGCCACTCGCCTTTCCTTGCCATAGGCCATTTTATTCACACCAAGCCTATGGTTTGGCCTTGGGATCACAAAATGGGGGCCTATATCAAATCCGTAAATGCAAAAGGAAAATCATGGCTAAAACTAGCCCCAAACGGAGTACATGAGCCAACGGAAAAACAAATGCAACAGTGGCTAGAATCTAACATTCAGGTTCAACCTAGCTCAACCAAGGCATGGCAGTGGATTAGCTCCGCATTATTCTATGTACTTAGAAAGATCGTGGGCTTTTCACTCGCTAAACTGCAGGGTCTATTTATTGGAGCCGTCACCCTAGCGGATAATATCGCCGCCATTTTAAAAAAGGGCCTAGATATGGATGATGGAAACAATACCGGAGGGCCAACTGCCGGCGCCACCGTCAGCAGCCACCCTATTAGTTTTTGGATTCGCAGATTGATGGTAAAAATTACCGACATGCTAGGCTGGGGGATACAGGCAAGTGCAAACAGCCTAAGCCAAAGCTTCATGAAACGAGCATTAAAAGAGCTAATAGATTTATCAACTTTAGAAGCCAGTAAAGCCGTTCGAGGCCTTGCGACATAAATGGCTTTCTCCAAACAACAAAGGCGCAGTCTAATTAAACTGAATGTTAAAAGACTGCCGCCTTACTATGTAGGTTAGAAGATCCTCTTTTAGGCCCTCGACTTACATAAAGTAAATCATAGGCCGCCATTGACTAGTGATGTTGATACGACCAGATAGTTTTCGTACTTGAATCCAAACGTAGAAAATAGCGCTCTATATACTCAGGGCTTACTTACCTCTAGCTCAGCAATACCGCATGAACGAAGATAAGCGTATGTTTCATCATAAAATTCTGGCTGCCGAGTAAGATCACTTTCATCACCCTTCGGTACAAAAATTACAAAACCCTGCCGCGCCCTTGTAAGTAAAACTCGGTAGGCGTTCTCCAGGTACATCTTTTTCTCTTCGCTACGTCGCTGATTCCATTTCGAACCTTTGAACTCCCAATGCTCAAAGCGGTTATTTTTATAGCGATAGTCCCCATCCCAACCAACGATGGTCCAATCTAGCTCCAAACCTTGCACATCAAATTCGCTCGCAGCCTCCTCCAAGGCATGGCTACTCCTCACATCGCCCCTTGGGCATAAAAACCAATTCACTGGGTCGAGACCATCTGGGCAATAAAAGTTTTCAGCCCGAAGACGCTTAGCACTTGAGCAAGCAAGCATGCCTTTACTCTCATTTAACTTAGCTTTGAAATTCAACCAAGCTTTTGCAGCTGATAGATCTCGTGTTACATAAATTGGATATTTATCCTGTAACAAACCGTAGAGCTCTTTTGCTCGTACTGCGTTGTTATGCACCAACTCATGGATAAAGCTAGAAACAATATTCGATCGAAATGAACGTATTGATGTACTCAGGTGCAGTTCAGGCTTGGCAAGCCAGCGACCCTCTTCTTCCGGAAACTCTACAACCGTTCCACAAAATTCACTTTTGCGCAGCTGCTCAGGGAAATGAACTTCCCATTCTTCAAACTGCTTTAAAGCTTCAACCCAGCCTAATAATCCAGCTTCACCTTTATTAATCTCCTGACCGCCGCCAATTAAAGCAACGATCACACACCAGCTATCATGCCTATCCATTACGCTAACTAAGAATTCTGGTTCTGACTGATCAAAACCCTCTACATTCTTTTTAGTTCGCATAAATTGAGAGGTGTTTTTCCTATCCCAAGCACGCTGAGCTTCGTCGAAAATAACCACCTTATCAGCAGGTGCGATATCTTCTCCTAAATATTCATCTCTAAAGTGATGCACGTTTTGTACGTGAGTTTTTGCTTCGCGCAGCGCATCATCTTTTCTCAGCTTTAGAATTCGTGACTTCTTATCTCGCGCCAGCGCTTCTTGAAGAATCTTAACTAAAGGTCCATTTCCTGAAAGATAGACGCCTAGTTCATTCTTATCCTTGGAGTGCGTCGCTATATCTAAACCTACAAGCGTTTTACCGGCACCGGGAACCCCAGTCACAAAACAAATAGCTTTTTTGTTTTTTATTCGGCATCGGTGAACGATCTTTCGAATTTCAGCGGAGGTAACAGCCAAATTGCTAGCTCCCGCTTCCGAACGGGAAATCTCATCAACGCTGTGATCGGCGTATAAGGCCTGCGCAGCCTCGATAATAGTTGGAGTAGGTTCGTAAGCTGATTTCAGCCATTTATCATGGTGAATAGATAGCGCGTCTACAGTTTTTAGACTATTGAGAATAAATTCCGCTAGATCCTCACCATTCGTACATAGCAAGTTTGCGACTCCATCCTTCAAAATTGATGAAGTCGACCGACCAGAATTATTTACAGATGTTGAGATCAGTACAGGAAAAATAGGAAGCTCATGAGAACCGCGATGAAAACTCTTGAGATCTAGGGCATAACTCTCGGCTTGATACCTGTCAGCAGCACTGAAGCCGTTCGAGCCAACTTTAAACTCCAAACAAAAAACATGAGCTTCAATAAACAGAACAACATCAACACGCCTCCCCATTCTAGGAATCAAAAATTCAAAGTGTAGGTGGCCAGAAGGAAGTAAAGGCAGTATCTCACGCAATAACCTGCACTGCTCTAACCATGCATTTCGCTGCTGAAACACAATCTCTTGATGATGTACGGAGGTGATTTCCCCGATAACGTGCTCATCAGTAAGAGCTAAAAACTCTTCAAAACTACTATAAAAGTAACTGCGCCTAGCCATGACGCGAATTTTCCGAGAAGTCGACAAGCTCAGGAAGAGTTAACTCAAGAGCTTGAGCTATCTTCACAAGGTTTAATAAGCTGAGGTTTCTTAAACCTCTCTCAACACCACTGACATAGGTACGATCGAGCCCAGCTTTTAGCGCCAACTGCTCTTGACTCAAACCTGCCGCCAAACGCAGTGACCTCAAATGAGCCCCAAAGTCTTCTAGAATTTGCTCTTCCATACAAAGCCCTTAATTTTCTTAGGCTTTATACTCCGGACTTTGATGCCTTTGAGTCTACGGACTATAAGTCACATGTTTAGACTAGGTTTTCATAACGGTTATAAATATTTTGCCGATCGCTTTGGCAGTTTTTTGAACGCCGCACTAGCCCTAATTGCTCGAGCTTTGCACAACGAGAACGGTGCAATAGGCCTGGATATGTAAAAATTTCACCGAAAACTATGCATGTCCAGAACCTTACATATAGTTTTCCAAGCTATTTATACCTACTGATGTTAGGAGCTCTGTTCCACTCCTGGTTCAACTGATGACACATTTCATTATTCAGCTCTATGGACACTATGATGTCCATTAGTGGTAGATTCGCCCCTATTTGGACATTATTGTGTCCAAATAGGGGCGAATTTCATTCAATTCACACCACAGTCAAAGCAACTTCTTTTCTATGCGGATTGGCAAAAGCCTTATCTCCCTCCCCCAAACCCTGAGCAAAACGATAGAGGCTATCGTCTAAAAATCGGGCGAGGGGTATAGGTGTTTGCTCATCGCTGTTCGCTGAGCGAGATTCAATATTAATATGCCCAAGTAGATTCCAAACGTGATTGGCACTTAGGCGATCTACTCGGAATTTGTCACAGAAACTGTTTATCCAGCGCTTAATCAGCTCTATCTGCTCACTTAATTGCTCGTCGTGGTTTAACCAACAATTGGCCTGTTTCTGTTCGACAAAGCGCTGTTGAATCAATTCTATATCGCTCTGCTCATTAACAAATTGGGTACGCCCCAAGTGCAGTACGAGCTGATCCCACCAGAGCTGGTGGAAATCACTTTGCAGCTGCTGCCAGCTTGGTAGTGTTTGTTGATAAGGCAGTATTAACGCGAAATGACTATACGCTTCAACTGCGATGACGATGTGCTCGCGAAACAGACCCACTTTGCGCTGGCTTAGATCAAATTGCCAACTGAGTAAGCTGCTGTGAGTATGGATCTTTTCGGCCCCAGAAAGCCCCCCTCGACTTGAAGGCATGGGTGCTAATTTAAGCCCACAGGCTTGCGCTAACTCGGGGCTAATACTGTATTCGCGTTTCATAGTATTCAAAGCAAAAAGCACATTATGCGGGCCTAAATTGTTTAAGATTTAGAGCTAGAACAAGTGCCTCGCCTTCTTTGACTTAGACCGGTGGCGTTTACAGAGGTAAGCACAAAGCTTTAAACTTCGGCCAACGCCATTGGGCATATGCTCAATACGCACCTTGTATCGCCAACCATACGCTCTAGCTATAAATGATGTCTAATTCCACGCTCGGCACTTTGTATACCGTCAGCGCGCCTTCCGGCGCAGGTAAAACTTCCCTACTTAAAGCTCTTATCGACAAAGAAGCGGGGCTGGTTGTCAGTGTTTCTCACACAACCCGCAAGATGCGCCCCGGCGAAGAAGATGCTGTGAATTACCATTTTGTTGAGCATCAAGAGTTTGAGCAGATGATTGCCGCTAACGCTTTCCTCGAACACGCCAAGGTGTTTTCCAATTATTACGGCACAAGCAAAGAAGCTGTTGAACGCTTGCTTGCTGGCGGTGACGATGTGATCTTGGAAATCGACTGGCAAGGTGCCGCACAAGTTCGCGAAGCCTACCCATCTACCGTCAGTATTTTTGTTTTACCACCCTCGACTGACGCCTTGCGCGAGCGCTTAACAGGTCGCGGCCAAGATGATGATGAGACCATTAACAAACGCATGGCCGAAGCAGTCAGCGAAAGCTCTCATTACGGCGAGGCTCATTATTTGGTCATTAACGATGACTTCGATGTGGCTCTAAACGAGCTGGCCTGCATTATTCACAGCCAGCGCTTGAAGCTAGAAAAACAGCAAAACCGCCATCAAGATTTACTAAAATCACTCTGTGCTGACATATAAGTCGCTTTTTCGTTAAAAAAAAGCGCCACATTAGGCCAGAATGCCTAGAGATCTATTGTTCTAGAGTGTTAGTTTTCGTACAATTTATCCCCTTTTGCTTCGTACGCTCTGTGCGGGGCTCGTAAGTTAAGCAAAGTATCTGGAAGAACCATGGCTCGAATTACTGTAGAAGATTGCCTGCAATACGTAGACAACCGCTTTGAACTCGTACTTTTAGGCAGCCGCCGCGCTCGCCAAATCGCGGTTATGGGCAAAGAACCTATGGTCCCTGTCGACAACGACAAGCCGACCGTTATCGCTCTACGCGAAATTGAAGAAGGCCTTATCGACAATGCTGTGCTCGCAGAAGCGGAAGCAGAAGATGAAGGTTTTGATGAACTACTTAATTTGGACGCCGCTGAAGGCGAGCAGCCTGCTGCTCCAGAACTCTAAGTAGCTATCTATATGATGGAAGCCCCGAATCGCACGATTAGCATTGATAATTTTGCGCACGGGCTTAGCTCATATCTTGAGCCCGCTCAGATCCTTAAGGTCAAGCGGGCTTATTATTACGCCGAACAAGCTCATCTAGGGCAGTTTAGGCGCAGCGGTGAAGCCTACATCACCCACCCCTTAGAAGTCGCCAATATCCTCGCTAGCATTCATATGGACCATCAAACCTTGATGGCCGCAATGTTGCACGATGTCATTGAAGACTGCGGTATAGGCAAAGATGCCATTCAACAGCAATTTGGTCGTACCGTTGCTGATCTGGTTGACGGCGTCAGTAAACTCGCCAAAATCGAATACGAAACCCAGGCTGAAAAACAAGCCGAAAACTTTCAAAAAATGGCCTTAGCCATGGCGAAAGATTTACGCGTTGTTGTTATTAAGTTGGGTGACCGCCTGCACAATATGCGCACTCTGGGCGTAATGCCCCCAGAAAAAAAGCGCCGCATTGCTAAAGAAACCTTAGAAATCTATTCCCCGATTGCTCAACGCCTGGGCATGAATGACTGGCGAGTAGAGTTTGAAGATCAGTGTTTCAAAGCCATGCACCCTTTGCGCAGTGCACGCCTGCAAGCCTCATTGAATCAAGTTCGCGGCAACCGCCGTTCTATTGTCGAAAAGATTCAACTTGCTCTCGAAGAGCGCCTGCAGCGCCAACAAATAGAAGGTTTAGTAATAGGCCGCGAAAAGCACTTGTACAGCATCTATTCAAAGATGCGCAGCAAGCATAAAAGCTTTAAAGAGATCATGGATGTCTTTGCTTTTCGCATTATCGTTGATGAAATCGATACCTGTTATCGCACCTTGGGTGTGATCCACAATTTATATAAACCTATTCCTGGGGAATTTAAAGACTATATTGCCATCCCCAAGGTTAACGGCTATCAAAGTTTGCACACCGTGGTTATCGGTAAACACGGTGTGCCCATTGAGGTGCAAATTCGCACCAAAGAAATGGATGAGCTCGCAAGCTCCGGGGTTGCCGCTCACTGGCTCTACAAAGCAAATGAGATAGACAGCTCTGCCGTTGCTAACTTTGATCGAGCCAACCGCTGGATCAAACGCTTAATGGAAATTAAGCAGCACACCAATACCTCTTTAGAATTTGTTGAAAATGTAAAAATCGATCTCTTTAAAGATGAGGTTTATATTTTCACACCTAAGGGCGCAATTATTGAGTTGCCAACCGGTTCTACCGCTGTCGACTTTGCCTATGCCGTACATACCGATGTCGGTAATAGCTGTGTCGCTTGTCGAATTAATGACAGACCTGCGCCACTTAGTCAGCGTTTAGAAAGCGGACAAAAAATTAAAATCATCACCAGTGAACGCAGCCAGCCTAATCCAAGTTGGTTAAATTTTGTTGTTACTGCAAAAGCTCGCTCCGCTATACGTCACTACTTAAAAAATCAGCGCCACACGGAAAGCCTTGAGCTTGGTAAGCGTATGATTGAACGCGCCTTAAGCCATGCCGACTATGATTTTGCAGAACTTAAAGAAGAGCAACTGCAGCTACTCTTGCAACATACGAATGTTGAAACCGTTGATGACCTTTTTGAAGCAATAGGTTTAGGTAAAGTTAATGCTGCCACAGCCATTCAAGCTCTAGCTCCTGAAGCTCAAGTGGAAGGTGGTGCGCCAATTACTATTGATCGAGCCGACGGCGTGCTTATTAGTTTCGCTCGCTGCTGCTGCCCTATCCCAGGCGACCCTATTATTGGCCACTTAAGTGCCGATAAAGGCATTGTTGTGCATCGCACCAATTGCAACAATGTTAGAGACTTACGCAGTAAAAAAGAAAATATCAGTGATACGCACTGGGCTCACACGATTGATGGTGAGTTTATGGCAGAGATTCGCGTAGAAGTTCTAAGTGAACGTGGAATTATCGCCACACTTGCGACCCGCCTTGCCAGTACAGGAACCAGTATTGAGCGTATTCAAGTTGATGAACGCGATGCTGAGCACAGCGTTATTAATTTAACCATCAGCGTTGAGAATCGTCTGCACCTTGCCAATATCATGCGTAAAGTTCGAACCATGAGCTCGGTCGAAAAAATATACCGAGTCAGAAATCACAAACGTTCTCGTTAGTTTTTGTCTTTTAATAAGGAAAGACCATGCCCAATAAAGCCATCATTCACAGTGATAATGCCCCAGAAGCCATCGGCACTTACAGCCAAGCGGTAAAAGTGGGCGATACCGTTTATTTAAGCGGCCAGATTCCTCTTATTGCAGAAACAATGACCTTGGTTGAAGGCGACTTTGCCGCGCAAGCTCATCAAGTATTTAAAAACTTAGCTTCTGTTTGCGAAGCTGCTAACGGCTCTTTACAAGACATTGTTAAATTAAATATTTATTTAACTGACCTTAGTAACTTCCCTATCGTTAACGAAGTTATGGGGCAGTATTTTGAGCAACCTTACCCTGCACGTGCAGCTATCGGCATCAACCAGCTTCCAAAAGATTCTTTAATCGAAGCTGACGGCATTATGGTTGTTTAAGACTCGATAATGGATGCCTTACTGACGCTGGCCGTACTCACATTTGTTTTACTGGCCTTAATCAGTAATAAAGTAGCCGCCGACCTTGTACTCATGGCAGCGGTTACTATTTTAATTTTAAGTGGTGTATTAAGCCCCGCAGAAGCCCTAACTGGTTTCGCCAACCCTGGGGTGATTACCATTGCCACTTTGTACGTGGTCGCCGCAGGCTTAATCGAAACAGGAGCCGTACAGTGGCTTGCCCACTATGTTCTCGGCCGGCCTAAAAGCTCAAGAAGTGCCCAGCAACGTTTAATACTGCCAACCGCCTTACTCAGTGCGTTCACCAATAACACCGCTGTAGTCGCTATGTTTACGCCGGCCATTCAAAATTGGGCCGAACAATTAAAAATCCCCCCCTCAAAACTTTTAATTCCACTGAGTTACGCGGCGATCATTGGCGGTACCTGTACCATTATCGGCACCAGTACCAATCTTATTGTTTACGGCCTATTACAGGAACATAACAACATTGAACTCGGGCTTTTTGATATTGCCTTGTTGGGCATCCCCTTGTGCCTTGGTTTTATTGTGTTTATGTATCTTTTTGGCCAGAAATTATTACCCAACCGCAACAACACATCAGAGCAAATTTCAGAAGTGCGCCAATACTGTGTCGCTTTTCGTGTTGAAAAAGGCCCTTTAATTGGCGCGCGTATACGCGATGCGGGTTTAAGACATTTACGCTCAGGCTTTTTAATTGAGCTACAACGCTCAAAGAAATTACACACCGCTATCGACCCAAGTTGGACCCTAGAAGAAAACGATATTTTACATTTTCTAGGCGGGCCTGAACTCGCACAGGAGCTCGGCAAAGTTATCGGGCTTAGACCTGCGCACGATGACTTTAGTGAACTCGATATTAAAAGTGATCAGCGCTGTTTAGTTGAAGTTGTATTAGGCCCCGAATTCCCTGGTCTTGGAAAAAGTGTTCGCGAAAGTCGTTTCCGAAGCCGCTTTAACGCCGCTATTTTGTCTATTAGTCGCAATGGTGAGCAATTACCGGGTAGCCTTGGCGAACAGCAATTTAAAGTTGGTGATACCTTATTACTTGAATGCGGTACAGAATTTGTTGATCAGTACCGCTTTCGTAAGGATTTTCTATTAGTTAGCCCCTTAAGCGACAGCGGCTTGCCAACCTTCACTAAGGTTCCTAGAGCTCTTGCCATTTTGAGCTGCATGATTTTATCTACCACCCTTGGTTTTACCAGCATATTGGAAAGCGTGCTGTTGGCAGCTGGAGCTATGCTCTTATTTCGCTGCGTAGGTGCAGCAAAAGCTCGAAGACAAATTGATTTACAAGTGATAGTGGTGATTGCCGCTAGCTTTGCACTCGGTGCCGCAATGAATAAAAGCGGCGCCGCTGACATGATTGCCGCAACGCTTATGCATGAGGCAATAGCATCACCCATGCTTGCCTTAGTGATGTTATATTTTTTGACGGTACTGTTCACCGAGTTAATGACAAACAATGCCGCTGCAGTGCTTATGTTTCCAATTGCCCAGAGTTTTTCACAGCAATTTGATGTCAGCATCCTACCCTTTGCCATTGTCTTAATGACCGCAGCATCGGCCAGCTTTATCACCCCATTAGGTTATCAAACCAACCTGATGGTTTATGGCCCTGGCCAATACCGCTACAGCGATTACGTAAAAATTGGTACGCCACTGAGTATTCTAATAGCACTAATTACACTTACTTTAGTGCCTTTAATTTGGTCTTTTTAAAAACCTAACGACAACTTAATCTTTAGGTTTATTCTGCTCAAAAGACGCTAGCTGTTCGGCACTTGCTTCTTTTTGATAAAGGGTCTTCCACTCGTTATAAGGCATGCCGTAAACACGCTCACGCGCGCTTTCTTTTTCTATCTCGCTGCCCAATTCTTTGGCTTCAGCTGCGTACCATTTACTCAGGCAGTTTCTGCAGAATCCGGCAAGATTCATCAGATCTATATTCTGAGCATCTTTACGCTCATCTAAATGTTTTAACAAGCGTCTAAATACTGCTGCTTCAATTTTCTCTTGTTGTTCTTTATTTAGTTCATCTACATTCATATTGATTACCAAGGTAAAGGCTCGCCGTTGCTGTGCCAAAAGCCGCCTGTGTTTTCTATGTTTAATTCGTCTATACGCTGACTTAGGCGTTGTGCTGCGGTTTGCGTATCGATATCGCCAGCAAAATTCACCATGTCTGTTTGCACAAAACCAGGATGTAATAATGCAACCGAAATACCTTTCTGACGCAAGTCTAACGCTAAAGATTTAGCTCCAGCATTGAGCGCGGCCTTGCTCATTCGATAACCGTAATAGGCACCACTGCCATTATCTTCAATCGAACCCATACGACTGGTGATCATTGCTATTTTAGACCCCGCCTGCAAACAGGGACTAAGAGCAGAACTCAAGCGTATTGGAGCCAAAGCATTAACTAGAAATTGCTGTTCCATGCTTGACTCTGAAACCTGATCCAAGTTCTCACTAAAAAGAATACCCGCATTATTTATTAATAAATCTATCTTTGTCGCAGATAAGGTATCCGCTACCTGTTTAATAGAGTAGGAATCAGAAAGGTCAACATCTTCAATAACTCGATCGGCACATAGACTTAGTTCACTGCTTGTGCGTCTTACCAAAGCAATGACACGCCAATCTTGCGCCTTATACGTTTGCGCCAACGCCAAGCCAATACCGCGATTAGCGCCAGTAATCACCAAAGTACTCATATATCCCCCTAAGATTTACATTCAGAAAGTTATAGCAATAACGCCAGCCATATTAAGAGCACTAGGTTACAAATAAAGCCAATACCAAAAAAGTAGGATCTTGGGCTCGGGTTCTTTTCTGTTGCTATCGCGTAATACAGCACCATGTGAACAATGCGAGCCAAAGCATAAATCCAAGCCAGCCAAGCTAATGTGATAGCCGCCATACCTAGGTTCATAGCTAGGACAATACAGGCAATCATGATCAGGCTATTCTCTAAGCTATTGCGAAAACAGCGATCGGATCGAAAAACAAAACTCGAGTGGCTCAAATTAGGATCAACAATACCCGGTATATAACTCGCCTGCCTTCTATGAGCAACCATGGCTACCAAGCTTTGGATGAACATAGTAAGTAGAATCAGCCAAAGCGCGGCCAAGCTTGCATGGTAGTTTTCTAATAAACCTGAAAATTTCATCATTTACTCCTTGTTTTCTTCTTCCTTATTTATCTTAGACATCGTAAAAAGAGCACGATATAAATAAATGCTAGCAGCAATAAAGTTCCCGCATATCAAACCAATTAGGTGAGACGACGCAACAACATTACCACCTATAAACTCTTTCATTTCACTAGGCTCAAAATCATCTCCCTGTTGAGATACAACTTTGTAAACTAATACCGCATAAATTAATAAGTAGATAAGTGGCTGTTGGCGGCATTGCAGCAGTAATTGCTGAGCAATTAGACCATAAAGCAAGCCGCTGAGACCAACATAGTTAACTAAATTAGGGTCAAACCAGTACAAACCAAGGCCAACACCAAGGCCGATCAATACTATGCTTGCATACCATTGTTTCCAGCCAGCTGAAGCTTGAAATAAGATGGCCGCAAGAACATACACACTTAAATTCATTAGCATGTGATTAACATTTAAGTGCATTAAATTAGCGCTTAATAAACGCCACCACTGTCCGGCATCGATGGCTTGTCTGTCCCAGCTAAACCAAGGGTTAAGCTCTTGGTGAAAGACCCCCGCAACAAAAACGACTAGGACAACGATAAAGAGATCACTTAACTCTCTAAGGCGTTGCGCACTTAAACCTTGCTTATTACTCATAGTATTAGACGCTGCTCTTTTCAATATTCAACGTTAATTTATTAGCCACTTAGCTTAACCTATCTAATCTAGCAATTATCTTTCTACTGAACCCAAGCAAATATATTCATTACCGGGTTCTGGCTTCTTAGGAATAAAGCACGAAGCCACTAAGGACAAAACAGCTATCACCGCACCTGCTAAAAAAACGAGGCTATGATCATATACCCATAGAAGCCCCAGTAATGCCGGGATAAATACGGCTGCAATATGGTTTATGGTAAAACTAACACTCGAGGTTGCAGCGATATCTTCTTGATCCGCAATCTTTTGAAAATAAGTGCTCAAGGCGATGGCCAAGGCAAAGAACATATGATCAACAATATAAAGCACTGCAGCTATCGTGGAGTTTTCCACAAAGGCATAGCAAGTGAACACCACAATCAAACCGCTGTATTCAATTAGTAAAACAGGCCGCTCACCTAGACGACCAATAAAACGGCCTATGCGCCTAGCGAAAAACAAGTTAAACAAGTAGTTAACAATAAACAGCGCACTAATATCAGCCACGCTATAGCCAAACTTTTCTACCATCAAAAAGCCAGCAAAGACTACAAATATCTGACGTCGTGCACCACTTAGAAAAACCAATAAGTAATACAGGCCGTAGCGTTTCTTAAGAACAATTTTTTTATGCTGAGTTGTTTTTTCTTTAAACATTGGAAAGCTAGCCCAAAGCCATAAGCTAGCAATCAAACCCACACTACCAACAGCCGCATAAACCCAGACGTAATCAATGCTTAACTGCCCCATCAAAAGCCAAATAAGTGCATAAGCACCTAAAGCCCCCAAGGCTTTTATGCTGAGGGCCCGCCCCATAAATTCAGCTGTATCTTTTTTATCCAGCCACTGTAAGGTTAAACTTTTGTTGATGGTCTCATAATAATGAAAGCCAAGGCTCATTAAGACAGTGGTGAGGTATAAACCTAGGGCATTAGGAAAAAATCCCGTCAACAAGATACCAAGCATCATGACAACAAGGCTTAAGAGTGCAAAGCGTTGCTCTTTAATGATCAACAATAAAAAAATAGCGGTGAAAGCTAAGAAGCCTGGGATTTCTCTAAGGCTTTGCAAAATGCCAATTTCGACACCACTGAAATTGGCACGCTCAATAACAAAGTTATTCAGTAGCACCTGCCAGCTTGAAAAACCAAAAGCCATTAAAAAGACCATAGCCAATAATAGGTGTTGAGGCTTTTTTTGCAGCCGAACAGCATTTAACATAGCAGACTAACTCTGGGCTTAACTTGGGCCCGTATGCTAACACAGGCCAACCCTCTCTCATGAATAAGCTCTTTCAATCTTGCCTTTTTGCCCTGCCTCTCTTTTTGCTGTCTGCCTGTTCACAAACTCCGCACCAGGAAAGCCCGCAAGTAGCTAGTAGCCTTAACCCTTATGAGCAGCAGGTCGAGCTAAGTAAAGAGGCTTCTAATAAAGTTGATTACAGCTTAATGCGCCTTTCTTATAGTGAAACCGCTTTGTATAAACCTTGGGATAGCACTGAGCACGAAGCAGGGCTGGCTCTATTAGATGCCCAAGCGGAATCAAATTACCCCCTATGCCTCGAGCTTTCTTCTGCCATTCTCGGCCAAAACTACAC containing:
- a CDS encoding helix-turn-helix domain-containing protein, translated to MEEQILEDFGAHLRSLRLAAGLSQEQLALKAGLDRTYVSGVERGLRNLSLLNLVKIAQALELTLPELVDFSENSRHG
- a CDS encoding lipase family protein; this encodes MTELSPTKASELATDIYAIQSERTAERFFKKDIFLTKTGNKLKAEVGSRLINTRDSFGACVHGAGQYKDDVFLIFRGSTTANYCADWVSNARIGLEIGETGNPVHIGFNHIFKSMLPQIKEFFQSNSNSKPRTVHCIGHSLGGAIATLAADWVAHFHKSIETKVYTFGAPRPATHLFARKHTNTLSKNNIYRVYHESDPVPMIPVFPFCHSPFLAIGHFIHTKPMVWPWDHKMGAYIKSVNAKGKSWLKLAPNGVHEPTEKQMQQWLESNIQVQPSSTKAWQWISSALFYVLRKIVGFSLAKLQGLFIGAVTLADNIAAILKKGLDMDDGNNTGGPTAGATVSSHPISFWIRRLMVKITDMLGWGIQASANSLSQSFMKRALKELIDLSTLEASKAVRGLAT
- a CDS encoding DUF2075 domain-containing protein, with protein sequence MARRSYFYSSFEEFLALTDEHVIGEITSVHHQEIVFQQRNAWLEQCRLLREILPLLPSGHLHFEFLIPRMGRRVDVVLFIEAHVFCLEFKVGSNGFSAADRYQAESYALDLKSFHRGSHELPIFPVLISTSVNNSGRSTSSILKDGVANLLCTNGEDLAEFILNSLKTVDALSIHHDKWLKSAYEPTPTIIEAAQALYADHSVDEISRSEAGASNLAVTSAEIRKIVHRCRIKNKKAICFVTGVPGAGKTLVGLDIATHSKDKNELGVYLSGNGPLVKILQEALARDKKSRILKLRKDDALREAKTHVQNVHHFRDEYLGEDIAPADKVVIFDEAQRAWDRKNTSQFMRTKKNVEGFDQSEPEFLVSVMDRHDSWCVIVALIGGGQEINKGEAGLLGWVEALKQFEEWEVHFPEQLRKSEFCGTVVEFPEEEGRWLAKPELHLSTSIRSFRSNIVSSFIHELVHNNAVRAKELYGLLQDKYPIYVTRDLSAAKAWLNFKAKLNESKGMLACSSAKRLRAENFYCPDGLDPVNWFLCPRGDVRSSHALEEAASEFDVQGLELDWTIVGWDGDYRYKNNRFEHWEFKGSKWNQRRSEEKKMYLENAYRVLLTRARQGFVIFVPKGDESDLTRQPEFYDETYAYLRSCGIAELEVSKP
- the gmk gene encoding guanylate kinase; this translates as MSNSTLGTLYTVSAPSGAGKTSLLKALIDKEAGLVVSVSHTTRKMRPGEEDAVNYHFVEHQEFEQMIAANAFLEHAKVFSNYYGTSKEAVERLLAGGDDVILEIDWQGAAQVREAYPSTVSIFVLPPSTDALRERLTGRGQDDDETINKRMAEAVSESSHYGEAHYLVINDDFDVALNELACIIHSQRLKLEKQQNRHQDLLKSLCADI
- the rpoZ gene encoding DNA-directed RNA polymerase subunit omega, whose amino-acid sequence is MARITVEDCLQYVDNRFELVLLGSRRARQIAVMGKEPMVPVDNDKPTVIALREIEEGLIDNAVLAEAEAEDEGFDELLNLDAAEGEQPAAPEL